Proteins from a genomic interval of Thermodesulfobacteriota bacterium:
- a CDS encoding IPTL-CTERM sorting domain-containing protein, whose protein sequence is RTSTSILRVTVPGSVVSIAVPEAPINDAVGETADLEGGIAVDPDLNIYLVDSDSDDLVSCRPGGPCFLLTSEEEFEDAANVDDVELDEPILLVGDKLYIAEDEECMCIFVVDINTGVPELFLSESQLAAALNGESPDPEGGLAVDAEGRIYIGNDDEEVLGSSILRTGPDANTNQLSLFVTSAEMAALYNPADNPEFDADMCIIPVLTSNVPTLSEWGMVVMAGILGIVGFMVIRRRKTTA, encoded by the coding sequence CGCACCTCAACCAGCATACTTCGAGTAACGGTTCCGGGCTCAGTGGTATCCATAGCTGTGCCTGAGGCGCCAATTAATGATGCGGTGGGTGAAACCGCTGACCTGGAAGGCGGTATCGCGGTCGATCCCGATCTAAATATATATTTAGTGGATTCTGATTCAGACGATTTAGTGAGCTGCCGTCCGGGTGGTCCCTGTTTTTTGCTCACATCGGAAGAGGAATTTGAGGACGCCGCAAATGTTGATGATGTAGAGTTAGATGAGCCGATTCTTCTTGTTGGTGATAAATTGTATATTGCAGAAGACGAAGAATGCATGTGTATTTTCGTGGTAGATATAAATACCGGAGTACCTGAGCTGTTTCTATCTGAAAGCCAGCTTGCTGCTGCGCTAAATGGGGAAAGTCCTGACCCTGAAGGCGGATTGGCTGTTGATGCTGAGGGCAGGATTTATATAGGTAACGATGATGAGGAAGTCCTCGGCTCCAGTATTCTGCGTACAGGCCCCGACGCGAATACGAATCAGCTCTCATTATTTGTAACCAGTGCTGAGATGGCTGCCTTATATAACCCGGCTGATAATCCTGAGTTCGACGCTGATATGTGTATCATACCTGTACTCACATCCAATGTTCCGACCCTTTCCGAATGGGGAATGGTCGTAATGGCAGGAATTTTAGGCATAGTAGGATTTATGGTTATCAGAAGAAGAAAAACTACTGCATAA